DNA from Armatimonadota bacterium:
TGCAGACTCCCGCGCGGAAACCTGTCACGCGCGGCTGCAGGGCCAGGCCACCGACCCACCCGGCAAGGATCTCCGCGGCACCGACAACGATGGCGCCGGCCTGTGTGACCGGGGCGCTAAGGCCCGCGATGCACATGCTCCCGCCGCCCACAACAGTCTTCCCGTAGTCCGGCGCGAGGCGCATGAGTTCGCCCATGCGCTCGCTGATGCACAGAGGCGAAGGCAGCCAGCCGCCTCCTCCGATGTAGCGGGTGCGGTCTCCGTAGAGGATTTCCCCGAAGCGTTCGAAGTAGGGGTTGTGCAGAGCCAGCAGGGAAACGGCTCCGATGGGCTTGTCCGAGTTGGCTGCGACGGTGAGGAAACTCTCCAGCGGCTCGAGCAGCTGATTGATGCCTACCACCGAGACTGCCGCCGCGACGGACTCCACCTCGGGGAGCATCTGGCCCAGTCGCGTCATGGCCACCAAGTCGTCTATCGTCGCGTTGCGGGCTGCGCCTGTGTCGAAGTCATAGTAGACCGGCGCGATCTCGAATCCCAGCGCCTGGATGCAGCGCCCGGCGGTGGACGGCTTGCCGGGCTCGTGGGCGAGACCATTGGATTTCTGCAGCGCAACGGCCTCATCAATCAGCGCGTCTGTGAGGCGTGCCCGGCGCACTCCCGGATCGACCTGCGCGCCCTTGGCCGCAAGGGCATCCAGCATCCCAGGGTGATGCACCCACACCCCGCGTTCCTTGAGGATCTTGCGCACGGCGGCGTCCAAAACCGCGGCCTTTTG
Protein-coding regions in this window:
- a CDS encoding trimethylamine methyltransferase family protein yields the protein MSRDWTVVDEQKAAVLDAAVRKILKERGVWVHHPGMLDALAAKGAQVDPGVRRARLTDALIDEAVALQKSNGLAHEPGKPSTAGRCIQALGFEIAPVYYDFDTGAARNATIDDLVAMTRLGQMLPEVESVAAAVSVVGINQLLEPLESFLTVAANSDKPIGAVSLLALHNPYFERFGEILYGDRTRYIGGGGWLPSPLCISERMGELMRLAPDYGKTVVGGGSMCIAGLSAPVTQAGAIVVGAAEILAGWVGGLALQPRVTGFRAGVCTGVLDPRTSRGCFGGPEPVRQDVGICELFDHCYGGGVSVAGWGYVDGKVPGLQIAFEKVAKSLFIANARGLAPRIGSPGLIDAGRAFSPVQFLIDLEIDRALFGLYQDLDVSDEAVGLDAILEATEAYGSSFIGLEHTARNFRDCLWLPALMDRSVNYPPPDQRLEGKIAQAANARWKELVASWQPVERPGLAQIEEVVKQAREELPKTGAGTFVA